A genome region from Pseudomonas sp. N3-W includes the following:
- the parE gene encoding DNA topoisomerase IV subunit B encodes MATPSASSYNADAIEVLSGLDPVRKRPGMYTDTSRPNHLAQEVIDNSVDEALAGHASSVQVILHADHSLEVSDDGRGMPVDIHPEEGVSGVELILTKLHAGGKFSNKNYQFSGGLHGVGISVVNALSTEVRVRVKRDGNEYQMTFADGYKKTELEVVGTVGKRNTGTSVFFAPDPKYFDSPKFSISRLKHVLKAKAVLCPGLLVSFEDKATGEKVEWHYEDGLRSYLVDAVSEFERLPDEPFCGSLAGNKEAVDWALLWLPEGGDSVQESYVNLIPTAQGGTHVNGLRQGLLDAMREFCEFRSLLPRGVKLAPEDVWERIAFVLSMKMQEPQFSGQTKERLSSREAAAFVSGVVKDAFSLWLNANPETGMLLAELAINNAGRRLKASKKVERKRITAGPALPGKLADCAGQDPMRSELFLVEGDSAGGSAKQARDKEFQAILPLRGKILNTWEVDGSEVLASQEVHNIAVAIGVDPGSADIAQLRYGKICILADADSDGLHIATLLCALFVQHFRPLVDAGHVYVAMPPLYRIDLGKEIYYALDEAERDGILDRLVAEKKRGKPQVTRFKGLGEMNPPQLRETTMDPNTRRLVQLTLEDFEATSEMMDMLLAKKRAGDRKSWLESKGNLAEVLG; translated from the coding sequence ATGGCCACTCCCAGCGCTAGCTCTTATAACGCAGACGCCATCGAAGTCCTCTCGGGCCTCGACCCGGTGCGTAAACGCCCCGGCATGTACACCGACACCAGTCGGCCGAACCACCTTGCCCAGGAAGTCATCGACAACAGCGTCGATGAAGCACTGGCCGGGCACGCGAGTTCGGTGCAGGTCATCCTGCACGCCGACCACTCGCTGGAAGTCAGCGATGACGGGCGCGGCATGCCGGTGGACATTCACCCCGAAGAAGGCGTGTCGGGCGTTGAACTGATCCTCACCAAGCTCCACGCGGGCGGCAAGTTTTCCAACAAGAACTACCAGTTCTCCGGCGGTCTGCACGGGGTGGGTATTTCCGTGGTCAACGCCTTGTCCACCGAAGTGCGGGTACGCGTGAAGCGTGACGGCAACGAATACCAGATGACGTTCGCCGACGGTTACAAAAAAACCGAGCTGGAAGTGGTCGGCACCGTCGGCAAGCGCAACACCGGCACCAGCGTGTTCTTCGCCCCGGACCCGAAATACTTCGATTCGCCGAAATTCTCCATCAGCCGCCTCAAACACGTGCTCAAGGCCAAGGCCGTGCTGTGTCCGGGGCTGCTGGTCAGTTTTGAAGACAAGGCCACCGGCGAGAAAGTCGAATGGCATTACGAAGACGGCCTGCGCTCGTATCTGGTAGACGCCGTCAGCGAATTCGAACGCCTGCCGGACGAGCCGTTCTGCGGCAGCCTGGCCGGTAACAAGGAAGCGGTCGATTGGGCGCTGTTGTGGTTGCCGGAAGGCGGCGACAGCGTCCAGGAAAGTTATGTCAACCTGATCCCGACGGCGCAGGGCGGCACTCACGTCAACGGTCTGCGCCAAGGTTTGCTCGATGCCATGCGCGAGTTCTGCGAGTTCCGCAGCCTGTTGCCGCGCGGTGTGAAGCTGGCGCCGGAAGACGTCTGGGAGCGTATTGCTTTCGTGCTGTCGATGAAAATGCAGGAGCCGCAATTCTCCGGCCAGACCAAGGAGCGTCTGTCATCCCGTGAAGCGGCGGCGTTTGTTTCGGGTGTGGTCAAGGACGCGTTCAGCCTGTGGCTCAACGCCAATCCGGAAACCGGCATGCTGCTGGCGGAGCTGGCGATCAACAACGCCGGCCGTCGCCTCAAGGCCAGCAAGAAGGTCGAGCGCAAGCGCATCACCGCAGGGCCGGCACTGCCGGGCAAGCTCGCAGACTGTGCCGGGCAGGACCCGATGCGTTCCGAGCTGTTTCTGGTGGAAGGTGATTCCGCTGGCGGTTCGGCCAAGCAGGCGCGGGATAAAGAATTCCAGGCGATCCTGCCGTTGCGCGGCAAGATTCTGAACACCTGGGAAGTCGATGGCAGCGAAGTGCTGGCCAGCCAGGAAGTGCACAACATTGCCGTGGCCATCGGGGTTGATCCGGGCTCGGCGGACATCGCCCAACTGCGTTACGGCAAGATCTGCATCCTCGCCGACGCCGACTCCGACGGTCTGCACATCGCTACCTTGCTGTGCGCGTTGTTCGTCCAGCATTTCCGCCCGCTGGTGGATGCCGGTCACGTCTACGTTGCCATGCCGCCGCTGTACCGCATCGACCTGGGCAAAGAGATCTACTACGCCCTCGACGAAGCCGAGCGCGATGGCATTCTCGACCGACTGGTAGCCGAGAAGAAACGCGGCAAACCGCAGGTCACCCGATTCAAAGGCCTGGGTGAAATGAACCCGCCGCAGTTGCGCGAGACCACCATGGACCCCAACACGCGCCGTCTGGTGCAGTTGACCCTGGAAGACTTCGAAGCGACCTCGGAGATGATGGACATGCTGCTGGCGAAGAAACGCGCCGGTGATCGCAAGTCCTGGCTGGAATCCAAAGGCAACCTGGCCGAGGTTCTGGGCTGA
- the cytX gene encoding putative hydroxymethylpyrimidine transporter CytX, giving the protein MSIQPSTYSPDIAVPADKRVFGGRDLFSLWFSLGIGLMVLQTGALLAPGLGLSGSLLAIFLGTLVGVLLLAAVGVIGSDTGLSAMAALKLSLGRHGASLPAILNLLQLIGWGSFEIIVMRDAASLLGTRAFGEGSLLSSPLLWTLCFGALATLLAVSGPLTFVRKILRKWGIWLLLAACLWLTWNLFAKADLATLWAKSGDGSMPFAVGFDIAIAMPLSWLPLIADYSRFGKRAKNVFGGTALGFFIGNFWLMSLGVAYTLAFAPSGEVNALLLALAGAGLGIPLLLILLDESENAFADIHSAAVSSGILLRLKVEHLALAIGVICTLIACLAPLAQYQNFLLLIGSVFAPLFGVVLVDHFILRKRGAQLASAALRWPALLAWLGGVSTYHLLANLYPDIGATLPSLVLAGLLQLVLGRAFSYGRETARA; this is encoded by the coding sequence TTGAGCATTCAACCCAGCACCTACTCCCCCGACATCGCCGTGCCCGCCGACAAGCGTGTATTTGGCGGTCGCGATCTGTTTTCCCTGTGGTTCTCCCTCGGCATCGGCCTGATGGTCCTGCAGACCGGCGCTTTGCTCGCGCCTGGCCTGGGCCTGTCCGGTTCGCTGCTGGCGATTTTTCTCGGCACCCTGGTCGGTGTTCTGCTGCTGGCGGCGGTCGGCGTGATCGGCAGCGACACGGGGCTGTCAGCCATGGCCGCACTCAAACTCAGCCTCGGCAGACACGGTGCGAGCCTGCCGGCGATACTCAATCTGCTGCAACTGATCGGTTGGGGCTCGTTCGAAATCATCGTCATGCGCGACGCCGCCAGCCTGCTCGGCACCCGGGCATTCGGCGAAGGCAGTCTGCTGTCGAGCCCACTGCTGTGGACCTTGTGCTTCGGCGCTCTGGCGACCTTGCTCGCGGTCAGCGGACCGTTGACCTTTGTGCGCAAGATCCTGCGCAAGTGGGGCATCTGGCTGCTGTTGGCGGCCTGCCTGTGGCTGACCTGGAACCTGTTCGCCAAAGCCGATCTGGCGACGTTGTGGGCCAAGTCCGGCGACGGCTCGATGCCATTCGCTGTGGGTTTTGATATTGCCATCGCGATGCCGTTGTCGTGGCTGCCATTGATTGCCGACTACTCGCGGTTCGGCAAGCGCGCGAAAAACGTTTTCGGCGGTACGGCGCTGGGTTTCTTTATCGGTAACTTCTGGCTGATGAGCCTTGGCGTGGCCTACACGCTGGCGTTCGCGCCGAGCGGCGAAGTCAATGCCTTGCTGTTGGCGCTGGCGGGTGCCGGTCTGGGGATTCCGCTGTTGCTGATACTGCTGGACGAGTCGGAAAACGCCTTTGCCGATATTCACTCGGCGGCGGTGTCCAGCGGAATTCTGTTGCGCCTGAAAGTCGAGCATCTGGCCTTGGCCATCGGCGTGATCTGCACGCTGATCGCCTGTCTGGCGCCGTTGGCGCAGTACCAGAATTTTCTGTTGCTGATCGGCTCGGTGTTTGCGCCGCTGTTCGGCGTGGTGCTGGTGGACCACTTCATCCTGCGCAAGCGCGGTGCCCAGCTGGCGTCAGCCGCGTTGCGCTGGCCGGCGCTGCTTGCCTGGCTGGGCGGGGTGAGCACCTATCATTTGCTGGCCAATCTGTATCCGGACATCGGCGCAACCCTGCCGTCGCTGGTACTGGCAGGGCTGCTGCAACTGGTGCTCGGTCGAGCCTTCAGTTACGGCCGGGAAACAGCTCGGGCTTGA
- a CDS encoding RsiV family protein, translated as MQLFKIASVTAIALTLGACQSLFQPNYQKPLETTRDASEQLKAGCTTPDCPLVNIDTLRFPAEPALDGIIEKRLLQMTDAPTAPTLAAYREQFLRDAAPHYGSYLQAKVREQHDGLVIIELSSYLDTGDEHGKPGRGFINYSRQQHQVLELQQMLKPGQEEVFWNAAKVAHNSWLINSRLDQEPEFVKAWPFQKTPNVALTQAGVLLKYNVSTIAPYALGNIELTIPYTRLNGILKPELFPGRN; from the coding sequence ATGCAGCTTTTCAAAATAGCCTCCGTGACCGCAATCGCGCTGACTCTGGGCGCCTGCCAGAGCCTGTTCCAACCCAACTATCAAAAGCCGCTGGAGACCACGCGTGATGCGTCCGAGCAGCTGAAAGCGGGCTGCACCACACCGGACTGCCCGCTGGTAAACATCGATACGCTGCGCTTCCCCGCCGAGCCCGCACTGGACGGCATCATCGAAAAACGCCTGCTGCAAATGACCGACGCGCCGACGGCACCCACGCTGGCGGCCTATCGCGAGCAGTTTTTGCGCGATGCCGCCCCGCACTACGGCAGCTACTTGCAAGCCAAGGTACGGGAGCAGCATGACGGCTTGGTGATCATTGAACTGTCCAGTTATCTGGACACTGGCGACGAGCATGGCAAGCCGGGCCGGGGATTCATCAACTATTCGCGTCAGCAACACCAGGTGCTGGAGTTGCAGCAGATGTTGAAGCCGGGGCAGGAAGAGGTGTTCTGGAACGCCGCGAAAGTGGCTCACAACAGCTGGCTGATCAACAGCCGGCTCGATCAGGAGCCGGAGTTCGTCAAGGCCTGGCCGTTCCAGAAAACCCCCAACGTCGCCCTGACGCAGGCAGGGGTGCTGCTCAAGTACAACGTCAGCACGATTGCGCCTTACGCCTTGGGCAACATCGAACTGACCATCCCCTACACGCGCCTGAACGGCATCCTCAAGCCCGAGCTGTTTCCCGGCCGTAACTGA
- the cpdA gene encoding 3',5'-cyclic-AMP phosphodiesterase, with translation MPSVSTLTTADPALLVQLSDSHLFAEADGTLLGMNTRDSLQKVIELVKRQQPRIDLIVASGDLSQDGTLESYQQFREMTGQLDAPTRWIPGNHDEPRIMAEAAVQSALLEPVVDVGNWRVTLLDSAVPGSVPGFLQDEQLQLLARSLSEAPERHHLVCFHHHPVTMGCVWMEPIGLRNPEALFAVLDRFPQVRAVLWGHVHQAFDRVRNGVRLIASPSTCIQFEPGSEDFRVGEQAPGYRWLRLLPDGGLETGVERVTGFDFQVDYGAGGY, from the coding sequence TTGCCGAGCGTATCCACATTGACCACCGCCGATCCGGCGCTGCTGGTGCAACTGTCCGACAGCCATCTGTTTGCCGAAGCAGACGGCACGTTGCTGGGCATGAATACTCGCGACAGCCTGCAAAAAGTCATTGAGCTGGTGAAACGCCAGCAGCCGCGGATCGATCTGATCGTGGCCAGTGGTGATCTGTCTCAGGATGGCACGCTGGAGTCTTATCAGCAGTTTCGTGAGATGACCGGGCAGCTCGATGCGCCGACCCGGTGGATTCCCGGCAATCATGACGAGCCGCGGATCATGGCCGAGGCGGCGGTGCAGAGTGCGTTGCTGGAGCCGGTGGTGGATGTCGGCAATTGGCGGGTCACTTTGCTCGATTCAGCGGTGCCGGGTTCGGTGCCGGGGTTCTTGCAGGATGAGCAGTTGCAGTTGTTGGCGCGTTCCTTGAGTGAGGCGCCGGAGCGGCATCATCTGGTGTGTTTTCATCATCATCCGGTGACGATGGGGTGTGTGTGGATGGAGCCCATCGGGTTGCGTAATCCTGAGGCGTTGTTTGCGGTGCTGGATCGGTTTCCTCAGGTGCGTGCGGTGTTGTGGGGGCATGTGCATCAGGCGTTTGATCGGGTGCGTAATGGGGTGCGGTTGATTGCTTCGCCTTCGACCTGTATTCAGTTTGAGCCGGGGAGTGAGGATTTCAGGGTAGGGGAGCAGGCGCCGGGGTATCGGTGGTTGCGGCTTTTGCCTGATGGGGGGTTGGAGACGGGTGTTGAGCGGGTGACCGGTTTTGATTTCCAGGTGGATTACGGGGCTGGCGGTTATTGA
- a CDS encoding TolC family outer membrane protein, whose product MLRKLSLALAVSCASNGMAWTAEAPLSNRNDLINVYQEAVDNNADLAAARAQYGAQKEVVPQARAGLLPNISGGAEVADVRTSIDQPSAVANRSAHSYQATLAQPLFRADRWFQYQAAKDVNEQASLQLSATEQNLILQTAENYFNVLRSQDNLASTKAEEAAFKRQLDQSNERFDVGLSDKTDVLQSQASYDTARANRILAQRQVDDAFEALITLTNRQYNSIWGVVHTLPILPPTPNDAKAWVDTAARQNLNLLASNYAVSAAEQTLKQRKAGHAPTLDAVAKYEKGDNDALGFANPNAFGAPYGGNVEQRTLALQLNIPIYSGGLTSSQVRESYSRLDQSEQQREGLRRQVVENTRNLHRAVNTDVEQVQARKQSIISNQSAVEATEIGYQVGTRNIVDVLDAQRQLYTSVRNYNNSRYDYILDNLRLKQAAGTLNPGDLQDLTRYLKADYNPDKDFLPPDLAQAAAEQLKARP is encoded by the coding sequence ATGCTGCGCAAACTCTCACTGGCCCTCGCCGTGTCTTGTGCGTCCAATGGAATGGCCTGGACAGCAGAAGCGCCATTGTCCAACCGTAACGACCTGATCAACGTCTATCAGGAAGCGGTGGACAACAACGCCGACCTGGCCGCCGCCCGCGCCCAGTACGGCGCCCAGAAAGAAGTGGTGCCACAGGCCCGCGCCGGGCTGCTGCCGAACATCTCCGGCGGCGCCGAAGTCGCCGACGTGCGCACCTCGATCGATCAGCCGTCGGCCGTGGCCAACCGCAGCGCCCACTCCTATCAGGCGACGCTGGCCCAGCCGCTGTTCCGCGCTGATCGCTGGTTCCAGTACCAGGCCGCCAAGGACGTCAACGAACAGGCTTCCCTGCAACTCTCGGCCACCGAGCAGAACCTGATCCTGCAAACCGCCGAAAACTATTTCAACGTGCTGCGCAGCCAGGACAACCTGGCCTCGACCAAGGCCGAAGAAGCGGCGTTCAAGCGCCAGCTCGATCAGTCCAACGAGCGCTTCGATGTCGGCCTGTCGGACAAGACCGACGTGCTGCAATCCCAGGCCAGTTACGACACCGCACGGGCCAACCGGATTCTGGCGCAGCGTCAGGTGGATGATGCGTTCGAAGCGCTGATCACCCTGACCAACCGGCAATACAACTCGATCTGGGGTGTTGTCCATACGCTGCCGATCCTGCCGCCGACGCCGAACGACGCCAAGGCCTGGGTCGACACGGCCGCCAGACAGAACCTGAATCTGCTGGCCAGCAACTACGCGGTCAGCGCCGCCGAGCAAACGTTGAAACAACGCAAGGCCGGCCACGCACCGACGCTTGATGCGGTGGCGAAGTACGAAAAAGGCGACAACGATGCGCTGGGCTTTGCCAACCCGAATGCTTTCGGCGCGCCTTACGGCGGCAACGTCGAGCAACGCACCCTGGCCCTGCAATTGAATATCCCGATCTACAGCGGCGGCCTGACCAGTTCCCAGGTGCGCGAGTCCTACTCTCGTCTGGATCAGAGCGAGCAACAGCGTGAAGGCCTGCGCCGGCAAGTGGTGGAAAACACCCGCAACCTGCACCGCGCGGTGAACACCGACGTCGAACAGGTGCAGGCGCGCAAGCAGTCGATCATCTCCAACCAGAGCGCGGTGGAAGCCACTGAAATCGGTTATCAGGTGGGCACACGCAACATCGTCGACGTGCTGGATGCACAGCGCCAGCTCTACACCTCGGTGCGCAACTACAACAACAGCCGCTACGACTACATCCTCGACAACCTGCGCCTGAAGCAAGCGGCGGGGACGTTGAATCCGGGGGACTTGCAGGACCTGACCCGCTATCTCAAGGCCGACTACAACCCGGACAAGGATTTCCTGCCACCGGATCTGGCGCAGGCGGCGGCAGAGCAGCTGAAAGCCCGGCCGTAA
- a CDS encoding NUDIX domain-containing protein, with translation MTDFTNAIPTAVDIVSRETCFKGFYKLDRVVLRHELFAGGMSREINREVFVRHDAVCVLPYDPQRDEVVLIEQFRVGAMGKTDNPWLVELVAGLIDKDEEPEEVAHREAQEEAGLVFGALWPMLKYFPSPGGSNEFVHLYLGRCDTTGVGGLHGLAEEAEDIRVTVWALEDALQAVRDGRIANAASIIALQWLALNRVEVRGLWL, from the coding sequence ATGACTGATTTTACCAACGCCATTCCGACCGCCGTGGATATCGTCAGCCGCGAAACCTGCTTCAAGGGTTTTTACAAACTCGACCGCGTGGTGCTGCGCCACGAATTGTTCGCCGGTGGCATGAGCCGCGAGATCAACCGCGAAGTGTTCGTTCGCCATGATGCCGTGTGCGTGCTGCCTTACGATCCGCAGCGCGATGAAGTGGTGTTGATCGAGCAGTTTCGCGTCGGCGCCATGGGCAAGACCGACAACCCGTGGCTGGTGGAACTGGTCGCCGGTCTGATCGACAAGGATGAAGAACCGGAAGAAGTTGCTCACCGCGAAGCGCAGGAGGAAGCTGGGCTTGTGTTCGGCGCGTTGTGGCCGATGCTCAAGTATTTCCCGTCGCCGGGTGGCAGCAACGAATTCGTGCATTTGTACCTGGGACGCTGCGACACCACAGGAGTCGGGGGGCTGCATGGACTGGCAGAAGAGGCGGAAGATATTCGCGTGACGGTCTGGGCGCTAGAAGACGCCCTGCAAGCCGTACGCGATGGACGAATTGCCAACGCGGCCAGCATCATTGCCTTGCAATGGCTGGCGTTGAACCGCGTTGAAGTGAGGGGGTTATGGTTGTAA
- the thiC gene encoding phosphomethylpyrimidine synthase ThiC has protein sequence MTIKLKNVTNLSDSAKVDQQSVQPFTRSQKIYVQGSRPDILVPMREVSLDVTPTDFGGEVNAPVVVYDTSGPYTDPNVIIDVRKGLADVRSPWIEARGDTERLAQLSSDFGKERLADPELAKLRFAHVNNPRRAKAGANVSQMHYARKGIITPEMEYVAIRENMKLEVARAAGLLDQQHAGYSFGASVPKIITPEFVREEIARGRAIIPANINHTELEPMIIGRNFLVKINGNIGNSALGSSIEEEVAKLTWGIRWGADNIMDLSTGKHIHETREWIIRNSPVPIGTVPIYQALEKVGGAAEDLTWELFRDTLIEQAEQGVDYFTIHAGVLLRYVPLTAKRVTGIVSRGGSIMAKWCLAHHKENFAYTHFEEICEIMKAYDVSFSLGDGLRPGSIADANDAAQFGELETLGELTKIAWKHDVQTMIEGPGHVPMQLIKENMDKQLECCDEAPFYTLGPLTTDIAPGYDHITSGIGAAMIGWFGCAMLCYVTPKEHLGLPNKDDVKTGIITYKIAAHAADLAKGHPGAQIRDNALSKARFEFRWEDQFNLGLDPDTARSYHDETLPKDSAKVAHFCSMCGPKFCSMKITQEVRVYAANQQNEAVDAEVAQGLADQAERFKREGSQLYKKV, from the coding sequence ATGACCATAAAACTAAAAAACGTAACGAACTTGAGTGACTCGGCCAAAGTCGATCAGCAATCGGTTCAGCCTTTTACCCGCTCGCAAAAAATCTATGTCCAGGGCTCCCGTCCCGACATCCTCGTGCCGATGCGTGAAGTCAGCCTTGACGTGACGCCGACCGATTTTGGCGGCGAGGTCAACGCACCGGTGGTGGTCTACGACACTTCGGGCCCTTACACCGACCCCAATGTCATCATCGACGTACGCAAAGGCCTGGCCGATGTGCGTTCGCCGTGGATCGAAGCTCGTGGCGACACCGAGCGTCTGGCGCAGTTGAGCTCTGATTTCGGCAAGGAACGCCTGGCCGATCCAGAGCTGGCCAAGCTGCGCTTTGCTCACGTCAACAACCCGCGTCGCGCCAAGGCCGGGGCCAACGTCAGCCAGATGCACTACGCGCGCAAGGGCATCATCACGCCTGAGATGGAATACGTCGCGATCCGCGAAAACATGAAGCTCGAAGTCGCTCGTGCCGCGGGCCTGCTGGACCAGCAACACGCCGGCTACAGCTTCGGCGCCAGCGTGCCGAAAATCATCACCCCCGAATTTGTTCGTGAAGAGATCGCCCGCGGTCGCGCGATCATCCCGGCCAACATCAACCACACCGAACTGGAACCGATGATCATCGGCCGTAACTTCCTGGTGAAGATCAACGGCAACATCGGCAACAGCGCGCTGGGCTCGTCCATCGAAGAAGAAGTGGCGAAACTGACCTGGGGTATTCGCTGGGGCGCGGACAACATCATGGATCTGTCCACCGGCAAGCACATTCACGAAACCCGCGAGTGGATCATCCGCAACTCGCCGGTGCCGATCGGCACCGTGCCGATCTACCAGGCGCTGGAAAAAGTCGGCGGCGCTGCCGAAGACCTGACCTGGGAGCTGTTCCGCGACACGCTGATCGAGCAGGCCGAGCAGGGCGTCGACTACTTCACCATCCACGCCGGCGTACTGTTGCGCTACGTGCCGCTGACCGCCAAGCGTGTGACCGGCATCGTCTCCCGTGGCGGTTCGATCATGGCCAAGTGGTGCCTGGCGCATCACAAAGAGAACTTCGCCTACACCCACTTCGAAGAAATCTGCGAAATCATGAAGGCCTATGACGTCAGCTTCTCGCTGGGCGATGGCCTGCGTCCTGGCTCGATTGCCGATGCCAACGATGCCGCGCAATTCGGCGAACTGGAAACCCTCGGCGAGCTGACCAAGATTGCCTGGAAGCATGACGTGCAAACCATGATCGAAGGCCCTGGCCATGTGCCGATGCAGTTGATCAAGGAGAACATGGACAAGCAGCTGGAGTGCTGCGACGAGGCGCCGTTCTACACCCTTGGCCCGCTGACCACGGACATTGCGCCGGGCTACGACCACATCACCTCCGGCATCGGTGCGGCGATGATCGGCTGGTTCGGTTGCGCCATGCTCTGCTACGTCACGCCGAAGGAACACCTGGGCCTGCCGAACAAGGATGACGTGAAAACCGGGATCATCACCTACAAGATCGCCGCGCATGCCGCCGACCTTGCCAAGGGCCATCCGGGGGCGCAGATTCGTGATAACGCACTGTCCAAGGCGCGTTTCGAATTCCGTTGGGAAGACCAGTTCAACCTCGGCCTGGACCCGGACACCGCACGCTCGTATCACGATGAAACCCTGCCGAAGGACTCGGCCAAGGTCGCGCACTTCTGCTCCATGTGCGGGCCGAAATTCTGCTCGATGAAAATCACCCAGGAAGTCCGGGTGTATGCGGCCAACCAGCAGAACGAAGCCGTTGACGCCGAGGTCGCCCAGGGATTGGCGGATCAGGCCGAGCGCTTCAAGCGCGAAGGCAGTCAGCTGTACAAGAAGGTTTGA
- a CDS encoding DUF1249 domain-containing protein, producing the protein MVVNKLRDRYRVDLAGLQASCEANYARLMRLLPDMRNEPAARRIAVTHGDQMLGVLALEVLQVCPYTTTLQVRQEHSLPWLPIPQLEVQVYHDACMAEVVSAEHARRFRGIYPYPNAAMHQPDEKAQLNMFLGEWLSHCLACGHEYAVVR; encoded by the coding sequence ATGGTTGTAAACAAGCTGCGCGATCGCTACCGGGTTGATCTGGCGGGGCTGCAAGCCTCCTGCGAGGCCAACTACGCGCGCCTGATGCGACTGCTGCCGGACATGCGCAACGAGCCGGCAGCCCGGCGTATTGCTGTGACTCACGGTGACCAGATGCTCGGCGTGCTGGCGCTGGAAGTGCTGCAGGTCTGTCCGTACACCACCACCCTGCAAGTGCGCCAGGAGCACAGTTTGCCTTGGCTGCCGATACCGCAACTGGAAGTTCAGGTCTATCACGACGCGTGCATGGCCGAGGTCGTCAGCGCCGAACATGCACGACGCTTTCGCGGCATCTATCCTTACCCGAACGCCGCGATGCATCAGCCGGACGAAAAAGCCCAGCTGAACATGTTTCTGGGGGAATGGCTGAGCCACTGTCTGGCCTGCGGCCATGAGTACGCTGTGGTTCGATAG
- a CDS encoding YqiA/YcfP family alpha/beta fold hydrolase: MSGSILYIHGFNSAPASKKATQLIQVMERLGLSEQLAVPALHHHPREAIGQLKQAIEALGRPLLVGSSLGGYYATHLAERLGLKALLINPAVSPHRMFDGYLGTQKNLYTDETWELTHDHVTALAELEVPAPRDPQRYQVWLQTGDETLDYRHAQQYYRACALRIQAGGDHGFQGFAEQLPAMLSFADIGADLYQAIDFTAL; the protein is encoded by the coding sequence ATGTCCGGTTCGATCCTTTATATCCACGGTTTCAACAGTGCGCCGGCCTCAAAAAAAGCCACGCAGTTGATTCAGGTGATGGAGCGTCTGGGCTTGAGCGAGCAATTGGCTGTTCCGGCCCTGCATCACCACCCCCGCGAGGCCATCGGTCAGCTGAAGCAGGCGATTGAGGCGCTGGGGCGGCCGCTGCTGGTCGGCAGCTCACTCGGCGGCTACTATGCCACTCACCTGGCCGAGCGCCTTGGCTTGAAAGCCCTGTTGATCAACCCGGCCGTCAGTCCGCACCGGATGTTCGACGGGTATCTGGGAACCCAGAAAAACCTGTATACCGATGAGACCTGGGAATTGACCCACGACCATGTGACGGCTCTGGCCGAGCTGGAAGTGCCGGCGCCCCGGGATCCGCAGCGTTATCAGGTGTGGTTGCAGACCGGCGACGAAACGTTGGACTATCGCCACGCCCAGCAGTATTACCGGGCCTGTGCCTTGCGCATCCAGGCCGGCGGCGACCATGGTTTTCAAGGCTTTGCCGAACAATTGCCGGCAATGCTGAGTTTTGCCGACATCGGCGCAGATTTGTATCAGGCGATTGACTTCACTGCATTGTGA